One window of the Meiothermus sp. CFH 77666 genome contains the following:
- a CDS encoding response regulator, translating into MQGAKVLVVDDSTSVRKVLEKLLSTRGLVVTTSESAEQGLEAVSHNPPHLVIADVVMPGMSGFELCQMLKMRESTKGVPVILISGIINEGVVAQAQQAGAFDVVSKPFTPDDLFPKIERALNAAKEAIRNVSEPSPAPSLTATPAFTLAPAPTPVASAPASSAPAPIAAGQAEPPTLPQPAPAPISPTPNIPANAQPSHPALLDGLKPFLEKPEIESVLVISNTGQLLGWVGQTIEEPDLLATYLHTMLSISGVMGEKYHLSSIQSLGLEYLGKTVMVNRISDKAALVLMLRGTGGTGVIRYLVLKQMPQLKAVLGE; encoded by the coding sequence ATGCAAGGAGCCAAGGTTCTAGTTGTTGACGACAGCACCAGCGTACGGAAAGTGCTGGAGAAGCTGTTGTCCACCCGTGGCCTGGTCGTCACGACCAGCGAGTCTGCCGAACAGGGCCTCGAGGCGGTCAGCCACAACCCACCCCACCTGGTAATCGCCGATGTGGTCATGCCCGGCATGAGCGGTTTTGAACTCTGTCAGATGCTCAAAATGCGCGAGTCCACTAAAGGGGTGCCGGTCATTCTGATTTCGGGCATCATCAACGAGGGCGTGGTGGCTCAGGCCCAACAGGCGGGTGCCTTCGATGTGGTCTCCAAACCCTTCACCCCCGACGACCTTTTCCCCAAAATCGAGCGTGCCCTCAATGCCGCTAAAGAGGCAATTCGCAACGTAAGTGAGCCTTCACCAGCCCCCAGTCTAACTGCAACGCCGGCTTTCACACTAGCCCCAGCCCCAACCCCTGTTGCGTCAGCCCCGGCTTCTAGCGCACCTGCACCGATTGCAGCCGGCCAGGCCGAGCCCCCAACCCTCCCCCAACCGGCCCCTGCGCCGATTTCGCCTACGCCCAACATACCCGCCAACGCACAACCCTCCCATCCAGCGCTGCTGGATGGGCTAAAGCCTTTTTTAGAAAAGCCCGAGATTGAAAGTGTTCTGGTAATAAGCAATACGGGCCAGTTGCTGGGCTGGGTGGGCCAAACCATCGAAGAGCCCGACCTGCTGGCTACCTACCTCCACACCATGCTCTCCATCTCGGGCGTGATGGGTGAAAAATACCACCTCTCTTCTATCCAAAGTCTGGGCCTCGAGTATCTCGGCAAAACCGTCATGGTAAACCGCATCAGCGATAAGGCTGCACTGGTACTCATGCTGCGGGGCACCGGCGGAACGGGTGTCATTCGCTATCTGGTACTCAAACAAATGCCGCAACTCAAAGCCGTGTTGGGCGAGTAA